ATTTGAACAACTGACGCCCTGTGAGCGAGTCGCGGGTCCTGCCGCGCGCGGGGCAGGGTGGAGACATGGCTCAACGCAGGCAACACCAGCGGGCGGCAGAACCCGGCACGCCCTACCCGCAGGCGCTCGACGCCTTCGGCGAACGCGTCCGGCTGATCAGCCCCGACCAGTGGGACGCACCCACCCCGTGCACCGACTGGTCCGTCCGCGACCTCGTCAACCACCTCACCGGCGAGCAGCTGTGGGTCCCCGAGCTGCTGATGGGCGCCACCATCGCCGACGTCGGCACCCGCTTCGACGGCGACGTCCTCGGCCCCGACCCCGTCGCCGCCTGGACCGCCGCCGCCGACGCCGCCCGGCACGCCTTCGCCGTCCCGGGCGCCACCGAGCTGACCGTCCACCTCTCGTTCGCGGACGTCTCCGGCCAGTACTACCTCGACCAGCTCACCACCGACCTGGTCATCCACACCTGGGACCTCGCGGAAGGCATCCGGCAGCACACCCGGCTCCCCGTCGAGCTCGTCGACTTCGCCCTCGGCGAGTTCGCCGGCTACGGCGACCTCTCCGGCAGCGGCGTCTTCGACCCGCCCCTCACCGTCCCCGCCGACGCCAGCCCGCAGACCCGCCTCCTCGCCCTCACCGGACGCCGCGACCGACCCTGACCTGCGGCTTCGCCGCCTGCCTCAGCGGGAGCACGGCCCTTGTCGGCCCCGCTCCCCCGCCACCCCCGAAATGTTGTAACCGCCCCTGACCTGCGGTTTCTCCCCCACGCCCCTCAGAACCGGAGCCCGACGCCGGATACTGGAGGAAGCGGGGGCAGTATTTCCGCGGGAAAGGCGGGCGTGCCATGAGCCGCAGGCCGGACATCCTCGGCGAGTTCACCGCCGACCACCGGGCGGTCACCGACCTGCTCACCCGGATCGAGGAAACGCCGGACGGCACCGCTACGCGCGGCGACCTGGTGGCCCGGCTCACCGACCTGCTGTTCACCCACTGCGCCGCCGAGGAGGAACACCTCTTCCCGGTTGTCCAGCACGACGTCCCGGACGGCGGAGCGCTGGTCTTCAGCAGCATCCACGACCACCTGGCGATCGGGCAGTACCTGTCCGACCTGCAGAGCCTCCAACCCGGCGACCCGGCCTTCACCACGCTGCTCAGCGGACTCGCCGACACCGTCCGGCGGCACATGGCCGCCGAGGAGAAGGGCCTGTTCCCGGCCGCCCGCAAGGCCCTGCCCGCCTCGGCGCGCGCCGCGCTCGGCGAGCGGGTGCGGGCCGACCGCGCGGAGGTCGCCGAGGCGGGGCCGTAGAACCGTCCTGTTCGGGTCCTCGTTCAGCCCTTCGGGCTGATCACCGCGAACCGGCCGCCCTCCGGGTCCTGGAGCCGGGCCACCCGCCCGTACGGGGAGTCGAAGGCCGGCCCGAGCGCCGAACCGCCCAGCCGCTCCGCCAGCACGAGCGCCCGATCGGTGTCCGCGACCGAGAACGACACCTCCCAGTGCGGCGCCGTCCCCGCCGGACCGCCCGCCTGCTCCTTGGCCAGCGCCGCGACGCTGTGTCCCTCCGCCCGCAGCACCACCCGGTCGTGCTCCCAGTGCACCTCGAACCGCTCCGGGTCTCGGCCGTCCCAGCGGAACACCTCGCCGTAGAACAGCGCCGCCGCGAACGGGTCCGGGGTGCGCAGCTCGATCCAGACCGGCGCGCCCATCAGGTCCAGCCGCCGGGCCCGGCCCAGCGGGCCCTCCCAGATGCCGAACACCGCCCCCGCCGGGTCCGCGGCGAACGCCACCCGGCCGGCGTCGGAGGCCAGCGGGCCGACCGCCAGGGTGGCGCCGCGCTCGCGCACCGCGTCGGCGGCCGCGTCCGCGCTCTCCGTCCCGAAGTAGCTGGTCCACGCGACCGGCATCGGCCAGTTCCCGCCCGCGGCCCCCAGCCCGGCCACCGCCTCGCCGCCGGTCACCGCGTGCACGTAGGGGCCGAAGTGCTCCGGTACGGCCTCGAACTCCCAGCCGAGCAGCGGCCCGTAGAACCCCTTCGCCTCCTCCAGATCCCGGGCCATCAGGCTCACCCAGCACGGAACGGCCGGCACGCAGCTCACCCGGGCGGTCTCACCGCTGCCCATCGCGGACCTCCTCGCCACCGCCCGGCCGCCGGGCCCCTCCCGACTCCCACGGCCCACCGGGCCGTCCGGACGCCCACAGCCTAGGCCGACGGGCGCAAGCCCTGCCGGAAGGCACGGCCGGGAATCAGCGCAACCGGCGAGTGGTTACGGGCCGTCTGGCTTCCGACGATAGCGCCCTCCGCCCGGCCACGGACCGAGGCCGTGGCCGGGCGGAGGGCTGCTCGCGCACCCGCTCGCCGTGGAAGACGACCTCGCGGATCAACACAACCGGACGCCGGCCCACGCCGAGGATGGCAATGTGACGCAGGTCACATCAGGAGGGGAAATTTCCGGGGACTGAATCCCCGTTTGCTCTTTCGTAGGCAGAAACGGGGAGAACCTCCCCGGTACTCTGAAGGAGCAGTCGCCATGACCACCGCCGCCACCCAGCCGGCCCGTCCCGGGAAGGCCGTTCGCACGCCCAAGCTGCGCGCCGACGCGACCCGCAACCGGGAACGGATCGTGCTGGCGGCCCGCGACGCCTTCGTCGAACTCGGCCCGGATGTGCCGCTCGACGAGGTCGCGAAGCGGGCGGGCGTCGGCAACGCCACGTTGTACCGGAACTTCCCGGACCGCACGGCGCTGATCCGCGAAGTGGCGCTGCTCGTCAAGAACCGCATCCTGGCCCTCGCCGAGACGGCGGCCGCCGAGGCGGACACGGCAGGGGCCAGCCCGTTCGACGCACTCCAGCGGTTCGCGCACGCGACGGTCGAGGAGAAGCTCGGCGCGCTGTGCCCCCTGTTCACCGACCGGGTCGACCCGTTCGACCCGGAGCTGGCCGAGACCCGCGAGCGCCTGACGGCCGCCGTGGGCGGCCTGCTGGCGCGCACCCGCGAGGCGGGCGAGCTGCGGCCGGACGTCGACCACGGTGACCTGTTCATCGCGATCAGCCAGCTGACCCGACCGCTGCCGGGCACCTCCTGCCGGCTGCTCGACGACTTCGTCCACCGCCACCTGCAGCTGTTCCTGGACGGCCTGCGGGCGCCCGCCCGCTCGGTCCTGCCCGGCCGGGCCGCGACCTTCCAGGACTTCCAAGCCCACCACTGACCGACCGACGGCACCACCGACACCACCACCGACCGCCCGGAACCACCGACCGCCCGGAACCGCCGACCGCCCGGAACCGCCAACCGGTCGGGACCTGATCCCCTCATGCCCTCGTACGGCGACAACGGCCCGCCCCCGCACGCCTGTTGACCGTTCTCGCACACACGCACCGTGAAGTGAGTACCCCCATGCCTGAAACCGACGCCCGCCCGGCGACACTGCCCGATCCCCGGCGCTGGAAGGCGCTGATCTTCATCGGCCTCGCCCAGCTGATGGTCGTGCTCGACGCGACCATCGTGAACATCGCCCTGCCCTCCGCCCAGCGCGACCTCGGCATCTCCGACGGCAACCGTCAGTGGGTGATCACCGCCTACGCGCTGGCCTTCGGCGGCCTGTTGCTGTTCGGCGGCCGGATCGCCGACCTGTGGGGCCGCAAGCGCACCTTCGTGGTCGGCCTGACCGGCTTCGCGCTCGCCTCCGCGCTCGGGGGCGCCGCGGCCAACACCGCGATGCTGCTCGGCGCCCGCGCCCTGCAAGGCGCGTTCGGCGCGCTGCTCGCTCCGGCCGCGCTGTCGCTGCTCGCGGTGACCTTCACCGGGGCGAAGGAGCGCGCCAAGGCCTTCGGCATCTACGGTGCGATCGCCGGTGGCGGTGGTGCCATCGGCCTGATCCTCGGCGGCCTGCTGACCGAGTACATGAACTGGCGCTGGACCTTCTTCGTCAACATCCCGTTCGCCGTCGTCGCCGCCGCGGGCGCCGTCCTGGTGATCCGCGAACCCGCCGAGGGTCGCAACCGCAACCGGCTGGACGTCCCCGGCGTGCTGCTGGTGACGAGCGGCCTGGTCTCGCTGGTCTACGGATTCACCCGCGCGGAGTCCAAGGGCTGGACGGCCGGCAGCACGTTGGGCCTGTTCGCCGCCGCGGCCGTGCTGCTGACCGCGTTCGTGCTGGTCGAGCGGAGGGTCAAGGCCCCGCTGCTGCCGCTGCGCGTGGTCCTGGACCGCAACCGCGGCGGGGTGTACCTGTCGCTGGGGATGGCCGTGATCGGCATGTTCGGTCTGTTCCTGTTCCTGACCTACTACCTGCAGATCGTGCTCGGCTACAGCCCGGTGCTGACCGGTGTCGCCTTCCTGCCGATGGTGGCGGGCATGATCACCGGCTCGACCCAGATCGGCGCCCGGCTGATGACCCGGGTCCCGGCGCGCTACCTGATGGCGCCCGGCTTCCTGGTCGCCTCGCTCGGCATGCTGATCCTGACCCAGATCGACCTGAACACCTCCTACCCGGCGCTGATCCTGCCCGGCCTGATCCTGATGGGCCTCGGCATGGGCACCGCGTTCATGCCGGCGATGAGCCTGGCCACGCACGGCGTCCAGCCGCGCGACGCGGGCGTGGCGTCGGCCATGGTCAACACCTCGCAGCAGGTCGGCGGCGCGATCGGCACAGCGCTGCTGAACACCATCGCGGCCAGTGCCACCACCGGCTGGCTGGCCTCCCACGCGACCGCCGCGGCGGCGACCAACCCCGCCGCCGCCAAGGTGCTGCAGTTCCAGGGCATGGTGCACGGCTTCTCGACCGCGATCTGGGTGTCCTTCGGGATCCTGGTGGCGGCATCGACGGTCGCCTTCACCTTCGTCAACGCAGGCCGCCCCGGCGGCGCGACGACGGTCTCGGCCGCCGGCGCCGAGAAGCACGACGAGGTGCCGGTGCTGGTGCACTGACCCTCACGGGGTGACTCGGGTGCGTACGCGGCCCGTCCGGTGTCTCACGGCACCGGGCGGGCCGCTCGCCGTTTCCCGGAGCGGGGCGGACCAGAAGCGGGCGGATCAGGAGCGGAGCGGATCACCGTACGCACCCACACGAGCGGCCCCCGCCCCCTCGAAGCGCCAGCCCCGATCGACGAGAATGGAGTCGCCCACCCGGCGGGAGTGCTCACCGCACCCGTGCGGGGCCGTCCCAACGGGTTCCGCGGCGAGCACGTCCGGATCGCCCAGCCCCACCGCCGAGGAGTACCGCGGGATCACCGAGGCCCACGGGCACCGTCCCGGCCCACGGCCCCACGGACGAGGCCCCCGCGGACGAGGGAGGACCGAGGGAGGACATCGTGCACGACCGTACCGACCAGCTCGCCGACAGCAGATACCTCCTGCTCACCACGTTCGCCGACGACGGCAGCCGACTCGACTCGCAGATCTGGGTGGTGGCCGACGGCCCCGCGCTCGGCATCTGGACCCCGGCCCACTCCGGCGCGGCCGAGCGGATCCGGCGCCACCCCAGGGTGCTGGTCGGCCCCTGCGACTCCCACGGACGCCCGACCGGCCGCCGACTCCCGGCCCGCGCACGGCTCTGTGGCGCCGACGCGACCGCGCGCTACCGCACCTCACTGATCAACAAGTACGGCCTGACTGCGCTGATCGCGCTCGCCCGCAGCCGGTTGCGGGTCGGGCTGGCCGGCACGGTCGGCATCCGGATCACGCTCAACGAGCTGGAGCAGCGGCTGATCGGGCCGGAGTGGGAACTGCCGGCGACGTACTGCGTGAACTGACGCCGGCACCGCGAGGCGCCGGGGCCGGTCTCGCCGGTCCCCGGCGTTTCGGTGTTCAACCGGGTCCCCTCGGGCCCGTTGCAACGGGGCCGCGCTCAGGGCCCGTTGTCCGGCGCCCGCGCGAGGTCGCCGGGCTCGCAGGCCTCCCGGCCGGTCGCCACGTGCACGACCTTGACCGCCCGCTCGGGGCCGCCGGGCACCACACGCTGCTCGTGCCCGCAGCGCGGGCAGATCAGCGGGATGCGCGGCCGGTGCTGCTCCCGCGTGGCCGGAGCGCCGCCTGGGCGAGGGCCGGTCACGTCAGCGGGTGGGTCGGGACCGGGCTGACGTCCTGGATCTCGCCGTGGGCCTTGGTGAGGAGCTGCGAGGCGAGGTCGTTGAGTGCGCGAGCTCCCGCGATCTCCTCGCCGACCCGCAGTTGCTCCGGGTCCGAGGGGTGTCGGCTGCTGTAGCCGTGGGCGCGCAGTTCGGTTCCGTCGCCGAGCCGGAGCATGGCGGCGGCGGATGTCCGCGGGCCGTCCTCGCGGAACTCCATCTCGATGTGCCAACCAACCAGAGTCTGCATGGCGGATCACCTCCATCGGTTACTCCTCCAGAGTGCGCCGCACCCACCGTGAACACCAGAGCAGCAGGACCGGGGCCGAGTTGAACGCGTTCAAGTCGGCGGCGTAGAGTCACCGCCAGAGCAAGTTTGAACGCGTTCAAGGAGGCTGTCGGCAATGAACAAGGGCACGACGGAGCTGGTGAACCTGCTGATCCTGCTCGGTATGGGCGCCATCGTCCCGCTCGGCCTCGCGCTCGTCGGCGAACCCGGGCTCGCCCGGGTCCGCCGCCTCTGGCCGCTCGCCGCCGTCCCCGGCGCCCTGTCGCTCTGGCTGCCGCGCGGCGGCCTCGCCGCCGGCAGCGCCGTCCCGTACGCGCTCGGCACCCTCGCCGTCGCCACCCACGCGCCGCTGCGGCTGGCCCGCGTCCGCTCGCTCGCCGCGCGCGAGGTCGCCGTCCTCACCGCGCTCGCGACCCCGGCGGTGGCCGCAGTCGCCCTGGTCGCCGAACGCGCCGGGTACCCGCTGTTCGGCTTCGAGCCGCACATCCTGGCGCTGACCGTTCCGCACTTCCACTTCGCCGGCTTCACCGCCGCCCTCGTCGCCGGACTGGTCTGCCGGGCCTCCGCACCGGGCTCCGCCGCCGCCCGTGCGGCCGCGCTCAGCGTGCCAGCAGGCACCCTGCTGGTGCTGACCGGCTACTTCCTCGGCGCCTGGGTCCAGTTCGGCGGCGCCGTCGTGCTCACCGCCGGCATGTGGCTGGTCGGTCTGATCACCTGGCGCGACCTGCGCACCCGCACCACCGACCCGGCCACCGCCCAACTGCTCGCCGTCTCCTCGGCGGTGCTCGCCGTCACCATGGCGCTCGCCCTCTGGTGGGCGCTCGGCCAGGCGTCCGGACTCCCCCACCCCAGCCTGACCTGGATGGCCGCCACCCACGGCGTCGGCAACGCCCTCGGCTTCGCCCTCTGCTCGCTGCTCGCCTGGCGGCGGCTGACCCTGGAGGCACCGGTGATCGCGGCGGAGGCGGCCGGGTAAATGCCGTGGCCGGGCGGGCAGTCGATCCGGCATCATCGCCCGGTGATCCTTGTGCAAGCCGTGCTGGAGACCCTTGTGCCCGACGGCTTCGGACTCTGGCCGGTCGGCGAGCATGAACCGTACGGATTCCTCACGCTGCACGGGGACATGACGCCCGCCGACATCGGCACGGCGGTGGCATGCATCGCCAACGGAACCGACCCCGTCGAGGACGGCGACCGCCGGCCGGAGCCCCACCCTGCCGATCCGGTCGACGCCGATCCGGTCGACACGTTCCTGTACGGACTGCTGAACAATCCATACCCCGTCGCCCCCGGCGGCTTCCGGGTGACCGACACCGCCACCGGCGCCGCCCTCCTGCCCGGCTGCTGCAACGGCCTCGACGAGTGGCGCGACTGGCTGGAGGTCCTGGACGGCGGGGGCGTCGCCGGGTTCGGCCACGGCCCGTCCCCCTTGGTCGAACGCCTGGGCGACGTCGTCCGGTTGACCGTGGACACTGACGCGGACACCGACACCGAGGGCGGCAGCCCGGTGATCGAACTGCCGGTGGACGAGCTGCGCCGGCTGATCGCCGGAGCCGAGCAGGACCTGCGGGGCTTCCTTCGCCTGGCCGGGAGTTGGGCCGAACGGCAGCTGCCCGGGTACGCCGCCGCCCTCACCGCCGCGCTGGCGCGGGTGGCCGACCCGGTCGAGGACGACTAGCCGGTGAGCTTCCCGCACCCACCGGGTCCGCGTGCTCAACTCTCAACTCCCGCTCCACCGCTCGATGGTGCCGCACTCGACCGGCACGGCCAGGCGCTCAGACCTGGTGCGCCGGGACGGTGACCAGCACCCTGTCGCTGCCCTGCACGCGCACCTCGAAGTGGTCGATGTCGCCCGGCCGGAGCGCCGCGCCGCCGGTCGTGCGCACCGCGCCTGCGTCGCCGGGGTTGCCGTAGCCGTTCGCCGGGATGCTCCAGGTGGTGACGGTCTGACGCTCGCCGCTGTGCGAGACGGCGACCAGGCGGCAGGTCAACGGACCCTTGACGTTGTCGAGTTGCAGGCTGACCCGGCTGCCCCAGGTGGTGCCGTCCAGCCCGACGGTGGCCCGCGCGCCGGTACCCGGGTCGGTGGCGGTGAACTGCTCGGCGACGGCGACCACGGCGGGCGCGGAGTCGGCGGTGAGCACCGCGGCCGTGACGGTG
The nucleotide sequence above comes from Streptomyces kaniharaensis. Encoded proteins:
- a CDS encoding TetR/AcrR family transcriptional regulator gives rise to the protein MTTAATQPARPGKAVRTPKLRADATRNRERIVLAARDAFVELGPDVPLDEVAKRAGVGNATLYRNFPDRTALIREVALLVKNRILALAETAAAEADTAGASPFDALQRFAHATVEEKLGALCPLFTDRVDPFDPELAETRERLTAAVGGLLARTREAGELRPDVDHGDLFIAISQLTRPLPGTSCRLLDDFVHRHLQLFLDGLRAPARSVLPGRAATFQDFQAHH
- a CDS encoding PPOX class F420-dependent oxidoreductase, which codes for MHDRTDQLADSRYLLLTTFADDGSRLDSQIWVVADGPALGIWTPAHSGAAERIRRHPRVLVGPCDSHGRPTGRRLPARARLCGADATARYRTSLINKYGLTALIALARSRLRVGLAGTVGIRITLNELEQRLIGPEWELPATYCVN
- a CDS encoding hemerythrin domain-containing protein; translated protein: MSRRPDILGEFTADHRAVTDLLTRIEETPDGTATRGDLVARLTDLLFTHCAAEEEHLFPVVQHDVPDGGALVFSSIHDHLAIGQYLSDLQSLQPGDPAFTTLLSGLADTVRRHMAAEEKGLFPAARKALPASARAALGERVRADRAEVAEAGP
- a CDS encoding MFS transporter; amino-acid sequence: MPETDARPATLPDPRRWKALIFIGLAQLMVVLDATIVNIALPSAQRDLGISDGNRQWVITAYALAFGGLLLFGGRIADLWGRKRTFVVGLTGFALASALGGAAANTAMLLGARALQGAFGALLAPAALSLLAVTFTGAKERAKAFGIYGAIAGGGGAIGLILGGLLTEYMNWRWTFFVNIPFAVVAAAGAVLVIREPAEGRNRNRLDVPGVLLVTSGLVSLVYGFTRAESKGWTAGSTLGLFAAAAVLLTAFVLVERRVKAPLLPLRVVLDRNRGGVYLSLGMAVIGMFGLFLFLTYYLQIVLGYSPVLTGVAFLPMVAGMITGSTQIGARLMTRVPARYLMAPGFLVASLGMLILTQIDLNTSYPALILPGLILMGLGMGTAFMPAMSLATHGVQPRDAGVASAMVNTSQQVGGAIGTALLNTIAASATTGWLASHATAAAATNPAAAKVLQFQGMVHGFSTAIWVSFGILVAASTVAFTFVNAGRPGGATTVSAAGAEKHDEVPVLVH
- a CDS encoding VOC family protein; protein product: MGSGETARVSCVPAVPCWVSLMARDLEEAKGFYGPLLGWEFEAVPEHFGPYVHAVTGGEAVAGLGAAGGNWPMPVAWTSYFGTESADAAADAVRERGATLAVGPLASDAGRVAFAADPAGAVFGIWEGPLGRARRLDLMGAPVWIELRTPDPFAAALFYGEVFRWDGRDPERFEVHWEHDRVVLRAEGHSVAALAKEQAGGPAGTAPHWEVSFSVADTDRALVLAERLGGSALGPAFDSPYGRVARLQDPEGGRFAVISPKG
- a CDS encoding YndJ family protein, giving the protein MNKGTTELVNLLILLGMGAIVPLGLALVGEPGLARVRRLWPLAAVPGALSLWLPRGGLAAGSAVPYALGTLAVATHAPLRLARVRSLAAREVAVLTALATPAVAAVALVAERAGYPLFGFEPHILALTVPHFHFAGFTAALVAGLVCRASAPGSAAARAAALSVPAGTLLVLTGYFLGAWVQFGGAVVLTAGMWLVGLITWRDLRTRTTDPATAQLLAVSSAVLAVTMALALWWALGQASGLPHPSLTWMAATHGVGNALGFALCSLLAWRRLTLEAPVIAAEAAG
- a CDS encoding TIGR03086 family metal-binding protein, whose protein sequence is MAQRRQHQRAAEPGTPYPQALDAFGERVRLISPDQWDAPTPCTDWSVRDLVNHLTGEQLWVPELLMGATIADVGTRFDGDVLGPDPVAAWTAAADAARHAFAVPGATELTVHLSFADVSGQYYLDQLTTDLVIHTWDLAEGIRQHTRLPVELVDFALGEFAGYGDLSGSGVFDPPLTVPADASPQTRLLALTGRRDRP
- a CDS encoding DUF1876 domain-containing protein: MQTLVGWHIEMEFREDGPRTSAAAMLRLGDGTELRAHGYSSRHPSDPEQLRVGEEIAGARALNDLASQLLTKAHGEIQDVSPVPTHPLT